In Scophthalmus maximus strain ysfricsl-2021 chromosome 5, ASM2237912v1, whole genome shotgun sequence, the sequence CAAAGATAAGACTCACTCTCCATTGGCCTCCAGCTCACAGATCTCGAAGAAGGCCATGAGGTCGTATTTGGCGTGACAGGGTCCCGCAGTGGAGCGAGTCAGAGTGCTGAGCTTCGTGGCCGGCACTGAGGAACGAAGAGAGAACTGATTAATGTGCGACGGACCAGAACAGTTGTTTACCAGACTGATCTGAACAGGACTGAACTGAATATCAAAGCACCAGAGTGGAGGACAGAGCAGGTGGTGGCGTCCAGCCTTACCATTTGTagtcacatacatttttatgtaaactctaatggaggaaaaaatgggAGGTCTAAAAATCCTGCTAAGAAAAGTGCTGGAACGcgataaaataaatcacaaatcacGGATTAATAACGATGTTTGAAACAGTCTCTGCTTACCTGGTTTGGAAAGGGGCATCACCCTGGGGAACTGCCTCCTGGAGGGTCTCAGTGGACTAAGAGACAAGAcaaggaaaccaaaaaaaacatcaggaaacTTTCCTCCCATCTAAAGGATACCGACTCACACTTCAGGCATCAACAGGcataaacattaaaaagttCAAAATTTCTTCCTGACCTGATCAGGTCTTTGCAGAGCGGAGGGAAGGGCTGTTTCTGATAGTGGCCAAACACCTCGAAGACGATGGGCTGAGTTTTGATGTACTCCACAAAGGATTTGGTCACCTCCACTTTAATCTgacagaggaaagaaggaatGAAACTACAGACGTTCACTTGCGCAGcctgttcataaaaaaaataagttgtaACCATTACTATTTGTTGATAGCAGGAGTAGTGCTCACATTTTGTACATGGTAGAAGCCCAGCGGAGGTCCTCTGCCGGTGTTCTTCAGCGGTTCAGTGGAGAAAGCTTCGTCATGACGGTGGATGAAACTGAAACGCGAGACGACGATTAAAACGTCTGACATTGCTCTTTATTTTCACCAAAGCCCCAGATGGactgagcacacaaacacattctgaGCAACTTGTGCAACACTAAAACCACAAACCAATTACAACCAGTGAACATTTGAATAGATCTACAACATCATCAATATTTTGAGATAAGATGAACCTTACTGATCCCACCCAGGGAAATTTGTTTAGATAAGTAATGTTAAAAACTTAGgcacaaaaaaagtgtgcaaTAATGATTAAAGTTGATTAAACAGCAAAGACTAGATTATTTACACCATTAGCATTCAATCGTCATTTGAGGTTTGGTGTCAGTGTATGTACTGTTACATCATAGATGTTAAATCATAAGAAAGTCAAATTGTATGGGTATTTCTAATACTGTTAATggaattaattattcatttaggTACTAAATGAGAGATTTgtgacaaagacaagaaaacaactGGTAGCATTTagtaagaaaatatatatatatataatatacataaatatctATCAAAActatccttaaaaaaaattctcactcACTTGAACTGGCAGAAGATGTCGGCGTACTCGGCTGAGATGCTGGAGGCCTGTAAGACGGTGACTCTGAAGGTGAAGGTGCTGCCGATCTTCAGATGGGACAGAGCGCTCTCTGGAGAGACGTCCAGAGGAAGATCCAGACCCAAACCTAAACTCTTCGCTGGGCTGCTGGGAGCCTCCTGGGAGGCTACATGAGACGGAGGAAGACACATAGGCCGTCATCAGACACGAACTCTGGATTTTGACTTTCATTGTCAGAATCAGACGCGTTCCCAAAAGCAGGTCGAGCAGCAGGAGGGTCCGATAACTCAGCTgcttgtttacagtcatcaacacgccaaCTCACTCGTGAATTTCCTGGAGATTTTcccgctgtattctcacatgggctcacactCGTCAGGACgagttccggaaaatgtctgatgTAACCTCTGCTGACATTAAAGTTCTCTTCTGTGATTGTTTTGGATTAAATATTCATCCCCAACTCGTCTGCATTTTGGATCCAGAAAATCCTCAGGCACGCAACACCGACAGGCAGATATTATTTCCAGACCGTGCACAGATCACCGCTCACCTTCAcaagtgttgttgttgactTCATCTGCAGTGATTCCCATCTCAGCGTTTTGTCCTTCTCCCTCCACAATtctcagctcctcctgggaGGAGTTGGAGTGCGACATGCCACCAGGACACGAGTCAGTCTGGAACTGCAACGAGGCAGCAAAACGTGAGTTTGGGCCTAATGCAATCTATGCCAGACATTAACATCAGGAATGCAAGTAGAAAATCACATTCCTACCACTTTCTCTATCTCTTCATTTGTTTCTATCTAATAAATTCCCTCAAGGCGTTCCTGAGGTATCACCTCCACGAGAACATGACGGACAGAAGGTGTTGACTCCCCTTTCTGTTTTAAACAGCATCTGTTAGCGTTGTTTCCCCTTCTGGTTGACCTTTACCATAATCGTCtagttttatgctgcttttccATTCCCCTAAAGATCAagctacttaaaaaaaacccatcaggAGTCACTGTCCATATGCACCTTCTCAAAATGTTTGTCTTCAAAGGAGATCTTGGCAGTGCCCGACTGCCTCACTCCAGAGCCGTAATCAGGGGCCTCCTCATCAGCTGAAGACAAAACAGAGGACACGGTGTTGCGGTCATTTCCAATACGAAGCATCTCGAAAAGAACAGCTGCGATGACTTGTCGAAACAAAATACTGCACCCGAGATGGCCTGCACAGCCACTCTGAGGAAGCCCTTCACTTCTCCTTTCTCGCTGACGATGGCCACGCGATGTACCAGGGGCACCGGGTACAGCAGGTTACTCAGGTACACGAAAGccctgaggaggagcagcaacGGAGTGATTACGGGGCTTTCAGCATTTACGGTGCATTAAGCAATGGGGATTTCAGATAAACGCTGCGTCCGGGAGAGGAGGGGTGTCTGTTGGTGACTGACCTGCCGACAAGACGGAACCAGGGGAAGCGGTCGTAGAACGGGTCGCCTCCCGTCAGGGCGTGGTCGCAGTCCTCCACAGCACTGCTGGGGAGCTCTGCGGCACGGTCGTACATTTCTCTCATCAGGTCCAGCCTCTGCCTGCAGAGGgcagatggaaaagaaaaacgtaaTGAGGAGCAGCCAAAAGTTGAACAAACCATGACATAACAGCTGGTTTAGCTAAAATAAGCAGTTACAATGAATGAACGACTCAATGAATggcattacagaaaaaaacacaagggaaAGCTCCTATTGAGTGTGAGGGACAGgaaagaacacacaaacatgtggaAAATATCATGACATGTCATTTTAGCAATAATTTTACTGTACCTTTTAGTAGATTTCAGCTCCAACATATTCATATAATCCACATTGAGTGATAAGGTTACGAACTCCAAACTTCACactatattattttaatttttttattattacagatAAATAAAACCTTGGCTGTGGAAATCGGCTGCAAGCTTTTACCTGAGTTTCTCCAGAGTCCAGTAATGCGTGGCTCCATTCTTCTGATCCTGGACTTCCACGGCTACGATGGTCTGGGGGAAAGgtcgtctctccctctccttggcCACGCAGGGGGGCAGCAGGTCCGGCGGCAGTGGAGAGTAGAGAGTGTCGGTCAAGAGGACAAACTGGAACTGCACCTGTGGATGACACGAGACATAAAACAGGATGATAACAATTCATTGGATTTATACATTATCTTTCAAGGTATTCAATGCGTCTTTATagaatgaatttaaaattaaaatgaaatcataataGAGGTGTTGTGCTGACGTCGCACCTTCTTCTTGAGTTCCACACTGATAGCGTTGGCCTCCTTGAGGAAGATGGCGTTGCCCCAGAGCAGATCCCTGAGTGAGGTGAACTGGTAGAAACGCCACTTTCTGAACGCCCACAGCGCCAGCTCAGTCTCACGCTGCGTCCACGGCACTGGAGAGGCAAGTGAGTTGATGTGAGGATCAAATGTGATCAAACAGAATCCAGGCTTGTTTGTGTCAGTAATGTTTGAAAGTGACAGTATCACCTTCCTCttccggctcctcctcctcctcgggggaCTCCAGGCACCGAGAGTTCACTTGTTTCTGAAGAGCCTCCAGTTTACTCTCGTAGTCCTGGAAGAAAATACATGATACAGAATTCATTTTTTAGGCAAATGTTTTGCTTCTGCTTCCAATAAATGGACAATTGGAATAAAACTTAAATTTCTTGCTGCAATTACATAAACtcatatttgatgttttcaaATGGAGCTTTGTCTCACCAGTCTTTGTTGTTCTAGCAGGTTActggcttcctctctctctttacggTACTGATCCTCAAGTTCCTGAAGCCTGAAAGCAAAGTTTGACAATATTATCGTGTGTGTGCAAATAATGGCTTAATGAAAAAAACTCATTGTTGTGAAATCAATTCCTAGTTCTCCTAacctctgctccatctcctgctTCATGTCAATCCCttgtttctccagcagctccctctGAGCGAAGGCCCAGTCGACGGGCTCCACCGGCGTCTCAGCGCACGGCGTCCTCTCTCGCTCCAGGCGAGCCTGCTCGGGGTCGTTGAAGCGAAACACGTGGCTCTTTCCCATGATGATGCGATTACCTAAAAAGTTCAAATTAGAAAAAGTTCTAAAATGTACAATAATGTTACACAGTAATAAGAAAGCTTACATTACTGGTTTGGCATcaagagaaaagaaactttCCTCAGTGTTAGGGAGTCATGCATGCTTTGTGAGTTATTCCAATTTCCAAACAATTATTCTGACGTTTGGCTTGATACTGTGTCCCAGACTTATCTTGTCCTTACAACACATAATTATATTTACTCTTCTAGGTAAAATTTATTTGTTGTACACCTTCTTTCTTACCAGTTCGCAGGACGATGGGAGAGGTCACTCTCTTCCCGTTGACATATGTCTCTGAGCCCTCACATGGCTCAAAGATGACatttcctaaaaaaaagaaaacaacagttgAATCTCAATGTATTTGGAATATtggaatattttaattttacatattAAGGCATAGAGAGCGGCGAGCCATTTACCTTCTCCCTGAGGTcctgtggtgctgctgaaggTGCAGTGTTCGTCTCTGATGAAATGGCCACTGAGAACTATGTCTTGGCGAGTCTTGGCATCTTCACGGCCAACCCTGCATGAAGACACGGCGATCAAATTGAGACAAATACCCTCCAAAAAATGTACCATGTTCGGATTAAAtctcaaaactgaaatgatcttACTTGGTAATGCCATCTTTGATGTAGTACAGGAGACACTCAGACATCAGCGGGTCCTCGTTCAGGTTCACCAGATGAGGGGTCTAAAAGAGGAAATCatgacaatcattttttttttgtgtgatcaGACAAATGGtgcaaaaaatatcaaagtattGTCAAACCGTGATGAGCACCATACCTTTTTCGGGGAGAAGACACCCACAGTGCCTCCGTCTTCTCTCATGGCCACGCCCATCTCAGCCAGCAGGGCCTCTCTACAGAGAGCACACAGTTAGTTCCCATTACATCTCcacaataaaacagaaaatggtTATAAAACTTTAAGTATTAAACAATTTTTACATCACATTCTTCCCGAGGGGAACATGAATTTCActtaaaacacaaagatgtcGTGGTGGCCCTATACAAAAGCTCAGATCACCAAAGTCTGTAGAATTTATTATATATGAGAGTTGACCAACATTTCCATCCATTGATTCTTGTTGCTAGCATTACATAAAAACATGGCGTATTCGTAAGCCTGGCGAtctaaaaatcaatcaatcaggcTGAGGACAGGTCTTACACTCAAAACCAAGCAAACACTGCATGAATATTTTAGACCAACCTGTCCATGCGGATGGCCTCGGTACGACGCAGCTTCTCCTCCCAGGTCTCATTGAGCTCGGCAAtgattttctctgtttcctgttaGGAGAACATAGAGAGATGTCTCTTAAATTTGTATACGCCCCATTTTGGAATAATTGATTTTTGCCAATTTTTGGATATATCTAGTGGTTCACAGCAGATTTCATTGCTTTTTCTCTTGATTTTGTCTTATTGTAAACCTCCCATTATCCAACTCTACATGCTGGATAGTTTCAATATCATTTCTCCTACCTTGAGTCTCTCAATGGCCTCTTCACTGGCAGGGCTGAAGATGCGATCATGGAGGTTGCTGATGGACCCAGCACGACTGGACAGGGcggagagcgagggagacgGGCTCATTCCTGTCATGGCGTTGGACACTGTGGAGAGATCACCCCTTTGATCGACAGCCTGGCGATTATTCACAAAGTTCTTGTAATCGCACAGgtctgccagagagagagaggcgttGCATGGAAGAgagcaaggaaggaaggaaggacagaaggggGGAAGGTAGAAGCAGACGCCGGGTAATTGAAAGACATCGGGGATTGAGAGGAACACGCAGAAGAATGgatagagaaggaaaaaaaataggggCAACGACAGGGAggagtacaaaaaaaagaagagaataagCTCAAATAATGGATCAAAGAAGCAAAGGTCATTTGCCTAACAAAGCCAAtcgcagacagagagaaaagaacaacTCAAACTGCCCAAAATGCCAAATAAACTATAGAAAAGAATttgaagctttttttcctctgacccTCACGTACACGGAAGCAGACTACGGAAGCTTGCAAGCATGAGAATGTTatgagaaagaaattaaaaatatgtcaCTACTGTGCATAGAGACCAAATTCAGCCTGAGGTTgttattggttttgttttttaagtgtcTTTGAAATTGCACAGCCAGTCCAGGCCTCAAAGCTCCTGACTCATAGCTTCAATTAgctccacacacagagaaccaGGAGGCAACACTTGCCCCTTAGCAATCTAAAATGGCGTCCTCCCAGTCAGTCCTTTCTTCCATGATCTCTAATCATTGTTTTAGAAAATGCATTAAACAACAAGCTTCATACCAACCCTGGTTTTGACGCTATCTACTTTAATTTGTGCGAAATATAAACTGTAGAAAAGTCCTAATGGGATCACAGTGAAAAACTTTTGAGCCAATTTGATTTTTGTAAAGTATTTACAGCTTCCCATATTTAAAAGGGAGCAAGAAAACATGTATTGACATGGAAATGAGAActaatggagagaaaaaaggaggccATTTTGCAGAATTCTGGAGAAAAACAATTTATGTATTACAGCAACAAGGTTTAACCTCACAGATAATTTTAGTGGGGCTCTTAATAACCGTTgcaaaatgtacatatttttgcaaatgtatGTCTTATCTGACTTCTGCATATGGTCTCTCTTGGGTCTGTTAGTCAGGTCTTTGGTGTGgtgcagtggaggaggaaggccGGCTTGGGATTCATTTCTATTGCAAAGCGCAGGCTTGCTCGAGttatacacacatttcaaaccagTGATGACAGGATCGGTGCAGCGATACGCTGataggacagaggagagaagagaccgtgtgtgagagctgctgtTATAAATgtgctgagagaaaaaaaaaaacctgcacaaaAACTCTAAATGCAGGTCCGTTCAttggcgtttgtgtgtgtgtgtgtgtgtgtgtgtgtgtgtgtgtgtgtgtgtgtttgtgtaaaccctgtatatacagtatatgtgcatTTTCAGTGAGTGACAGTAGTGTTTAGCATTGTGACACTCACTCTCTATGATGTCTCCCAGGCCCTGTGCAAACAGCAGGTCCTTGAGCCGagccacctcctccttcagctcgCGCACCAGACGGTTGTTAGGGTCCTCGTTGATGACAGCGTTGCAGCGGATCTGTTTGGCGCGGTCAGCATACCTGGAGGAACAGAGGTCAACatgccattcatttttaaagaaagatgATGACACAAGATCTAAAATGAGAAGGATGCAAAGCCAAGGAAAACAGTTCTACAGAGATTACACTGAATGCATTTGTTGAGACATGATACAGTCACTGCAATCACTGTTCCATTATTGATGCACATTACTGAATGTCAAGTCTATTTTCCTCAGGAATATGAAAATACATGCACCGAAATGCTCCCGGATCCAATCTGTTCGTCGAATCTGCACGTTGAATCTGTGTCTTTAAAATTATCTTTGCAGGGGAAAATTATCAATTTTCAGAAGATATTCTATTGACATTTTTCTCACCGGAGGGTGCTGAGGGTTTCATCGTAGTTAATATCGGCAGGGCTTAGGGCGGCCACCATAGCGGTGCGAGAGTTTCCCCCTAAGAGACAGAACACAAGGCAATGCTTTCGTCAACACAGGAAgttaatattatcattattattgatgatgataatgttttaatattaaaacGTATGTTTGCATACCTAAGTTCTCCCTCAGAAGCCAGGTCAGAACTGAATCTCTGTATGGAATAAAGCTTTCcgccttcttctttttcttgttctgtacacaaaataaacacacatttatttatgtttatgctTTTGCTACAGAGTATATCTGATTTGTCGTTTCAAAGAAGCTGTGACAGATGGCATTGCTTACCTTGTTTGGTGCCGAGGCCTGAGAGTTGGGAGAGAAAAGCTTGTTATTCAAgtgacagtaaataaaaatgttcagcAGTGTATCTCTGATGACAAGTGTAAAAACATACCAGTTCGGCAAGACCAGAAATAACTTTCCCCAGTGTGGTTAAGGACTTGTTGATGTTTGCTCCCTCCTGCAaatgtaaagaaacaaaaatcagtTATTCGTCCAACGATGATTGATTTGAAGTGGGTCTCACAATAATTACTATCAAAGGTCGTATCAGTAACAACAGCCTTCCTCTCACCTTCAGTCTGGTTCCTTTAGCTCCGGTTGAGTCGGCTCTCTCACTGCCGGCCAAGTCAACCAGGCTGATCTTGCTGACCTGCATGATGATAAGACAGTATTCTCAAATTAAACTGCTctcaattaaaaatgttgacaccCACTACAGAGAACAAATGTCCCCTGAAACTACAATAGGAGAACAGGCAGTAAAAGGCCATGTGTGGTTATTAATCAATAGCACAAAGCATTCATGAGATAACCACACCCAGACGGCCCGAGTCGGGTCATTAAAGGTCATAAAATACTTTCAGCATCGCAGCATTTCTGCCGGAGGTGTGACATGTTTCAGACTAAGAGTcgtattgatttgtttttatatgaagCTGAAAATATATCCCCATGTCAGATCTCTGAGGCATGAGCAGAGCTTGGTGTCAGGACCTTCTCTGACGTGTTGTCCGAATCCATGTCGTGTTTCTTCTGCGTGAAGATGATGTTGAAGACCGCGTGGGAGCGGCTGCTGGTCTCGTTCATGTTGGTAGCAGCCACAGttctgaaaagacaaaaaacatcagttgTTCCATCCACTGATTAATTTAAGTTCATCACAACCACATCGCTCATCTGTTCATCAACCGCCCATCACCACATCTACCCATCGACTGGTTGACCTCTCATCAACATCAGGGCAGTCACCTGGCTTTGTTTCCAGAGTCCATCAGGTCCTGGATGTCGTTGTAGGAGGTGACGGCGAGTTTGGATAAATCTTCCACGTAGGGTCCCATCAGAGGATGCTCTCGGACACGCAGGTTGCCTTTGTTTTTGGGGTTCAGCAGGTCACGCACGCGTTCACAGTAAATCTCCATGTAACTCACCTGGAGAAGGAGAACGGGCAGTCGTGTCATAACAAAATATCCTGTGAGTTTTTCAAGTGGCTATCGCTATGACTTGGAAGCTCCCGGTCTATAACATGAAAAGATTAGAATTCAGATGAAATAACTTCTgactaaaataatataattaaaatcCTAGCTGTCCCTCTGAAATATTTGTAATGTTTCCATAAATTGACTTAGAAAAAACCTAGAAAATCGTAAATAAATTCAgagatattcacagattttaGAATATCTGCGACTGCATTGCAAAACCTGCTATACATGTGGAAAATAGCATTTTACTGATTAGGCACAATCTGAGATGACTCACCTCCACAGAGTACGACTTGCTGTTGTCATTATTGCTGTCATTGATCTTGGTGAAGAGGTCCTCGCACAGCTAGGGAACAATGAAGGGATTGTCATGAGGTCTAACgagcatttttttgtatttgtcctttttagacacattttaataaataacttCACAATTTGCTTTCTCATTGGGAACATTTACATCcttagtttttatttatcaatcatGACTGTCCACTGTATTACCAGGGGTATGATTCCTTCTTGGTCTGTCTCCTGACGTCCCATCATGGTGTAGCTTTTGCCGGCCCCTGTCTGGCCGTATGCAAATATGCAGACGTTGTAGCCTTCGAAGGCATGAAGCAGCATCTCCTCTCCGATGTCTTTGTACACCTGCATCTGAGATGCATAGTTGATGTCCTCAGGCTGCAGACATGGAGGGAGAAGAgtggaaataaagacaaagacaaaaaaaaattatgagagACAGAAGACCATTGTTTTTCACAGCATGACATGACTAGTATAAAATGTTTTCTATACGATGAAATTATACAAAAATTCTGATTAATATATTTCAGTAGTTATTGGTGATAGTTGTAGTGTTATTTGCTGAGAGCggttaaaactgaaatgattaaataaaaactcacCGTAGTGTGTGACCAGTAGGAAAAGTCAAAGTTGAAGCTCTTGTTTTCTTTCGGCTGTTTGGGGTTCAGGATTGCTAAAATGGAGCAAAACAGATCCATCAATTTAACAACCTGCATTACATTAAATTTCAGTCTATTCACTGTCAGCTCTCCAGAAGGCAGActgtggaaacatttcaatTCATACGGATTATAAATCTACgcaaaacatttccacacacacacacacacacacacacacacacacacacacattcccaaaCAGTCCCCAACATTCTAGAtgaggagaggggtggagagaCTGGACAGACCACTGAATTGGCTACAGCTGGACTTGAGATTTTAGTTAGCATCAGTAAAAGAGGTTTTAAATGCACCATCATCTGTTTTAAAGGGGAGGGTGCAGTAGAGTGTTTGTAGAATATGAAACAAGGACTGAGCAGGGGCAGACGCTCCACTGTATCGCCCCCCTGTGGACATGTTCAACATTGCAGCAGAAATGTTCTCCTGAAACATGCactcagacagaaacaatagCGAAGCTATaaagcagaaagaaaggaaaaaaaaaaacaaatataagaaGAGAGGGAGCCGTGAGCACCCACATTCACAGTCAGTGCAGGTAATGAGCTGAAATAATCAAAGTTTGAATCTTTGGCTCGGATGAGGTCATTAAAACCACTGACCAGCACAACaggcacagacacgcacacttGCATCAGCTGACCCCGTCAGGGCTCAACCAGAACAATGGGGTCTTTTTGGTCCCTGAAGCTCGTATGGTGAGAGCGCAGAGCTGCGGCGGTCGCTACATCCGACACACACTGACCGGCCTCAGGCCTGACTGAagcttttttgtttctctccctaTAGCTGCCAAGGTGCTGCGTGCCTCCCTGTCCACTCTCTTGTTGCTGGAGGCCAAAGCTGTCTACGAGACAGACACAGTCTGAGGTGGAATGCTAAACTTGTCTCAGTGTAGGAATATGAACAAAACAGAACCTGGACGTCATTTCGTCACTGGGTTTCACACTCTAAAACCACAAGTAAAACTTACATGCTTTGCCTCATATATGAAGTTCAAACTACTGTGTCACTTACATTAACAATGCATGATTCAACCGACGGGGAAAATGATTTTCAAGAATTTGTCACTACTTTCCATTTAAAAATCTACTTAAAATCTATTCACTGCAGACAAACGCCTGCAGCATTTATAACCATAGACGGTATATAAAATGGACCTAGTCAtcgggtccagaaagtgaagccaatgaggAAGTAACCCTTTATTCTCTCTGGAtcagcagcagagggcgactccactggttgcaaaaagaagtcagtttatATAGGAGTCTATGAGAGAATAACCCTTTACTTATCATTTTGTTTACAatgacagcaaacacacacaatatacagcaattacttctggtttcaaaagaacaaaatggcGCTTGCCAAAACTCAAGGCCTCATAAGGGTATAAGATAATGCTGTTTTCATGACAGCGTCTTATTCAAACTATTGTCTTAATATCAGAATATTAATGTCCATGTGAGCATAGTCAATGTGCGAACCAGATCTACCAGATTCTTGCGTTACTCCTCATTACTATGTAAACATTAAGTCCACATCCATCAGTGTTATGTGACTAGTGATACAGCCGTATCATCATGCTGTAGCCGTAACCTCTCCAACGACTCTGCAGCCAGCGGCCAATACTCACTCGTGGTGTTTCCTGACATCTGAATGATGCATTTACTGTCCTTCCCGATCTCTCTGGAGTTGAAGGGTCGAACCCTCACCGCCACCTTCACTGACGCCCCCGCCATGATGCAGGTGGGTTTGTGGGCGAGCGGTAGAGCTGGAGATCCGTGTGGCTATACACACCTGGCAACCTGCACAGGTAGACGACGAAAAAAGCATTTGTTGGATTCATTAGCAGCAGAAGTGGACATGCAGGATACAGACGTCAGTTGTCATGCACCAAATGGTGTCATTACACCTCTTTTTTACATCATATGGTTTAA encodes:
- the kif1ab gene encoding kinesin-like protein KIF1A isoform X3; the protein is MAGASVKVAVRVRPFNSREIGKDSKCIIQMSGNTTTILNPKQPKENKSFNFDFSYWSHTTPEDINYASQMQVYKDIGEEMLLHAFEGYNVCIFAYGQTGAGKSYTMMGRQETDQEGIIPLLCEDLFTKINDSNNDNSKSYSVEVSYMEIYCERVRDLLNPKNKGNLRVREHPLMGPYVEDLSKLAVTSYNDIQDLMDSGNKARTVAATNMNETSSRSHAVFNIIFTQKKHDMDSDNTSEKVSKISLVDLAGSERADSTGAKGTRLKEGANINKSLTTLGKVISGLAELASAPNKNKKKKKAESFIPYRDSVLTWLLRENLGGNSRTAMVAALSPADINYDETLSTLRYADRAKQIRCNAVINEDPNNRLVRELKEEVARLKDLLFAQGLGDIIENLCDYKNFVNNRQAVDQRGDLSTVSNAMTGMSPSPSLSALSSRAGSISNLHDRIFSPASEEAIERLKETEKIIAELNETWEEKLRRTEAIRMDREALLAEMGVAMREDGGTVGVFSPKKTPHLVNLNEDPLMSECLLYYIKDGITKVGREDAKTRQDIVLSGHFIRDEHCTFSSTTGPQGEGNVIFEPCEGSETYVNGKRVTSPIVLRTGNRIIMGKSHVFRFNDPEQARLERERTPCAETPVEPVDWAFAQRELLEKQGIDMKQEMEQRLQELEDQYRKEREEASNLLEQQRLDYESKLEALQKQVNSRCLESPEEEEEPEEEVPWTQRETELALWAFRKWRFYQFTSLRDLLWGNAIFLKEANAISVELKKKVQFQFVLLTDTLYSPLPPDLLPPCVAKERERRPFPQTIVAVEVQDQKNGATHYWTLEKLRQRLDLMREMYDRAAELPSSAVEDCDHALTGGDPFYDRFPWFRLVGRAFVYLSNLLYPVPLVHRVAIVSEKGEVKGFLRVAVQAISADEEAPDYGSGVRQSGTAKISFEDKHFEKFQTDSCPGGMSHSNSSQEELRIVEGEGQNAEMGITADEVNNNTCEASQEAPSSPAKSLGLGLDLPLDVSPESALSHLKIGSTFTFRVTVLQASSISAEYADIFCQFNFIHRHDEAFSTEPLKNTGRGPPLGFYHVQNIKVEVTKSFVEYIKTQPIVFEVFGHYQKQPFPPLCKDLISPLRPSRRQFPRVMPLSKPVPATKLSTLTRSTAGPCHAKYDLMAFFEICELEANGDYIPAVVDHRGRMPCHGTFLLHQGIQRRITVTIAHETGNDVEWKEVKELVIGRIRNTPEADETIIDPNILSLNILSSGYFWPKHDDKTFYRFEAAWDSSMHNSLLLNRVTPYGEKIYITLSAYLEMENCTQPTVITKDFCMVFYSRDAKLPASRSIRNLFSTGCLRPSESNRVTGVYEVTLCHVADNGSPGMQRRRRRVLDTSVAYVRGEENLAGWRPRSDSLILDHQWELEKLSLLQEVEKTRHYLLLREKLEATLQAGQEVLYKSSDISDFAKSPVLSHSPGSSPALESPNQRQRELAAKCLRLLMHTFNREYSQVSSSASESKLSEMSASLMGESSSSLSTLTPSSTCPSLVEGHYDIRHAEPSSGASTPDLDPYSPVDRKKALRGYSFVPDIQEIRVSPIVSKKGYLHFLEPHTSGWLKRYVVVRRPYVYLYRSERDSVERAVINLSSAKVEYSEDKQTLLRTPNTFAVCTEHRGILLQATNDKEMHDWLYAFNPLLAGTIRSKLSRRKSVQTLHSVQSLPSAQRM